Proteins found in one Haloferax litoreum genomic segment:
- a CDS encoding YdhR family protein translates to MEIVFITFESELRLEEVEARFRARTRQFRDMGGLLQKFYVHDEQRGRNGGIYVFDSEASRDALFESEIHANLRDAPDVHDLDIVTFHVLFPLYEFGDVSTPTDTQP, encoded by the coding sequence ATGGAAATCGTGTTCATCACGTTCGAGTCGGAACTGCGTCTCGAGGAGGTCGAGGCCCGATTTCGAGCGCGGACCCGGCAGTTCCGCGACATGGGTGGACTCCTGCAGAAGTTCTACGTTCACGACGAGCAGCGTGGACGGAATGGGGGAATCTACGTCTTCGACTCCGAAGCGTCTCGCGACGCGTTGTTCGAGTCGGAGATTCACGCCAACCTCCGAGACGCACCCGATGTACACGACCTCGACATCGTGACGTTCCACGTGTTGTTCCCGCTCTACGAGTTCGGCGACGTTTCGACGCCCACAGACACTCAGCCGTAG
- a CDS encoding NAD-dependent epimerase/dehydratase family protein — translation MTKHLVVGAGPVGLAVAEHLRERDEDVVVVTRHVKHTLPEGVEHRRVDVSDPTVAAEAFADADVVYQCAQPPYDSWPELFPDLTRGIVEGVEAADARLVVAENLYMYGEVDARLTEDLPYAATGPKGRTRAACARMVLDAHDEGRIEATIGRASDFFGPRVRESAVGEQVFGAAVAGKRAMVFGTPKYPHTYTYVPDFARALVLLGERDEALGEAWHVPNPETVSTRRFVDFVYDAAGADPGFPHIVAASGLVLTLGSYVSSPLKELSEQRYSFEAPFIVDDSKFRDAFGDAVTATPLETAIEETVEWYREQGVAAEPIRLGTDSDQSPEATQQ, via the coding sequence ATGACAAAACACCTCGTTGTCGGGGCGGGTCCAGTCGGACTGGCAGTCGCAGAACACCTCCGTGAACGCGACGAGGACGTCGTCGTCGTCACACGACACGTGAAACACACGCTCCCCGAGGGCGTCGAACACCGCAGAGTCGACGTCTCAGACCCGACCGTTGCGGCCGAAGCGTTCGCCGACGCGGACGTGGTCTACCAGTGCGCGCAACCTCCCTACGACTCGTGGCCGGAACTGTTCCCCGACCTGACTCGTGGCATCGTCGAAGGTGTGGAGGCCGCCGACGCACGGTTGGTCGTCGCGGAGAACCTCTACATGTACGGCGAGGTAGACGCCCGACTCACCGAAGACCTGCCGTACGCGGCCACAGGCCCGAAGGGACGAACGCGCGCGGCGTGCGCCCGGATGGTCCTCGACGCCCACGACGAGGGGCGAATCGAGGCGACCATCGGCCGGGCGAGCGACTTCTTCGGCCCGCGAGTCCGCGAGTCTGCCGTCGGCGAACAGGTGTTCGGTGCCGCCGTCGCTGGCAAGCGTGCGATGGTCTTCGGGACCCCGAAATACCCCCACACGTACACCTACGTCCCGGACTTCGCACGTGCGCTGGTCCTCCTCGGCGAGCGTGACGAAGCACTCGGCGAGGCGTGGCACGTGCCGAACCCGGAGACTGTTTCGACCCGCCGCTTCGTCGACTTCGTCTACGACGCCGCGGGGGCCGACCCGGGATTCCCACACATCGTCGCCGCCTCGGGACTCGTGTTGACGCTCGGTAGTTACGTGAGTTCGCCGCTGAAGGAACTCAGCGAACAGCGGTACTCGTTCGAAGCGCCGTTCATCGTTGACGACTCGAAGTTCAGAGACGCGTTCGGCGATGCGGTGACGGCGACGCCACTCGAAACGGCTATCGAAGAGACGGTCGAGTGGTACCGCGAACAAGGGGTCGCGGCCGAACCGATTCGCCTCGGTACCGACTCGGACCAGTCTCCCGAAGCGACACAGCAGTAA
- a CDS encoding 50S ribosomal protein L37ae produces MADKKARSVGSAGRFGARYGRVARRRVKEIEAEMRNAKVDGDDVTRVGTGIWKNEKTGEVFTGGTYRPQTPAGKQVRRSIRAALTGDSE; encoded by the coding sequence ATGGCCGACAAGAAGGCACGATCTGTTGGAAGTGCCGGGCGCTTCGGTGCACGGTACGGCCGTGTCGCCCGCCGCCGCGTCAAGGAAATCGAAGCAGAGATGCGCAATGCGAAAGTCGACGGCGACGACGTCACCCGCGTCGGAACCGGAATCTGGAAGAACGAGAAGACTGGCGAAGTCTTCACCGGCGGTACCTACCGTCCCCAGACCCCGGCAGGTAAGCAGGTTCGTCGTTCCATCCGCGCTGCACTGACTGGCGATTCCGAATAA
- a CDS encoding DNA-directed RNA polymerase subunit P, whose product MSYKCSRCKRDVELDEFGGVRCPYCGHRVLLKERSPNVKEVNVE is encoded by the coding sequence ATGAGCTACAAGTGTTCCCGGTGCAAGCGCGACGTCGAACTGGACGAGTTCGGTGGCGTTCGTTGCCCGTACTGTGGGCACCGCGTCCTGCTGAAGGAGCGGTCCCCCAACGTGAAAGAAGTCAACGTCGAGTAA
- a CDS encoding KEOPS complex subunit Pcc1, with protein sequence MRSAHSASLEFDYPDERRAHVVERSVAVEVGEIDDARSSARVHREGRTVVVTVDAGDVVALRAGVNTWIRLVETAEAVAAASESRSQSA encoded by the coding sequence GTGCGCTCAGCGCACAGCGCTTCTCTCGAGTTCGACTACCCCGACGAGCGGCGCGCACACGTCGTCGAGCGGAGCGTCGCCGTCGAAGTCGGCGAGATAGACGACGCCCGGTCGAGCGCGCGTGTCCACCGCGAGGGGCGGACTGTCGTCGTCACCGTCGACGCCGGAGACGTCGTGGCACTCCGCGCCGGCGTGAACACGTGGATTCGCCTCGTCGAGACCGCAGAGGCCGTCGCAGCGGCGAGCGAGAGTCGTTCACAATCTGCGTAG
- a CDS encoding prefoldin subunit beta, translating into MQGSLPPEAQEKLEELQNLQETAQNVSEQKQSSETALNEAKTALETLEDVDADSTMYREVGELLIETDYEAAQEDLEEKVESLEVRVEQLTKQESRVQEKFESLQEELQQMLQGGGAGPMGPGGA; encoded by the coding sequence ATGCAGGGAAGTCTGCCGCCGGAAGCCCAAGAGAAGCTCGAAGAACTGCAGAACCTTCAGGAGACCGCGCAGAACGTCTCCGAGCAGAAGCAGTCTTCCGAGACGGCGCTCAACGAAGCCAAGACGGCCCTCGAGACGCTCGAGGACGTCGACGCTGACTCCACGATGTACCGCGAAGTCGGAGAACTCCTCATCGAGACGGACTACGAAGCGGCGCAGGAAGACCTCGAAGAGAAGGTCGAGAGCCTCGAAGTCCGCGTCGAGCAGCTGACGAAGCAGGAGTCGCGTGTCCAAGAGAAGTTCGAGAGTCTGCAGGAAGAACTCCAGCAGATGCTCCAAGGCGGCGGTGCCGGCCCGATGGGCCCCGGCGGCGCATAA
- a CDS encoding DUF3194 domain-containing protein — MPEPTDEEVVQTAAEAAEGLIFARFKQSRVTDFDVTVTFEDGVLDVDVYINAPDDAENAEAVADEAARTAQEAVDELFAAADDE, encoded by the coding sequence ATGCCAGAGCCGACGGACGAAGAAGTGGTCCAGACCGCCGCGGAAGCGGCCGAGGGCCTCATCTTCGCCCGGTTCAAGCAGTCGCGCGTCACTGACTTCGACGTCACTGTGACGTTCGAAGACGGCGTACTCGACGTGGACGTGTACATCAACGCGCCCGACGACGCCGAAAACGCCGAGGCGGTCGCCGACGAGGCGGCCCGAACGGCACAGGAAGCCGTGGACGAACTGTTCGCGGCCGCTGACGACGAGTAG
- a CDS encoding HVO_0649 family zinc finger protein has product MSIRRTPRGTTALDRLRERYTDVERVCSKCGHVDTDGGWSAKTTGSTVLYRHICPSCGAIETRTLSLK; this is encoded by the coding sequence ATGTCAATAAGACGTACCCCGAGAGGGACGACTGCGTTGGACCGACTGCGAGAACGCTACACCGACGTCGAGCGAGTCTGTTCGAAGTGCGGACACGTCGATACAGACGGTGGGTGGTCGGCAAAGACAACCGGTTCGACCGTCCTCTATCGACACATCTGTCCGAGTTGTGGTGCCATCGAGACGCGAACGCTCTCGCTGAAGTAA
- a CDS encoding DUF2070 family protein gives MTSTQSDLAGLSRFIFRAPNWYTSLGFALLVAAMAGIAAFDSGDLESSWRGIFFLGRDAWEGIFFIGIPTVVAAFGTTGVDRFVGGKLTHNRSSLLALAGEVIIVTFVTVAAIVSVFTGLGQRFVFDALVVSLASVFAFRLLIIMAVSRSSLLIAAVPASIQTLTAAALLFVYSGTLRFFEVGGPILDAYLLPYLARPDRAPPELSAIALTHFQLLAITCVIYSLGVYAFLRIVDRPWRRSLGVSVLDFIRGFIGHVAEGTRELEDFFEQLGQEAIVPVTVLSFRRDDGTEKARFVLPMIHPGPMGEIGGGNFPERVARRAEGLAFPPHATAGHDFNLVTEREVDVVLDAADAAYEDIEYTGEATESVRVESGDAKMLGQSFGDDAVLVSTYAPMFADDVEYAVGLSAAAEARTTGLENVLLVDAHNCNNGLQGPDLGHVTPGSKRSFDMISAAGLAGEHLGASSRGALTLGTAWEQTEWVPREGIGPLGIRVAVTEVNGQVTAYVLIDGNNMEPGLRDYIVDDLTNGPNALADVAEVMTTDTHIVNTVEAENQVGAAIDHDELLATITDLVETAVADQEPVTAGMATQRAEVTIFGNDRTETLASHANAVVSMGGALALAVILASMAVSLLVFFLA, from the coding sequence ATGACCTCCACGCAGAGCGACCTCGCTGGGTTGTCGCGGTTCATCTTCCGCGCGCCCAACTGGTACACGAGTCTGGGGTTCGCCTTGCTCGTCGCCGCGATGGCCGGAATCGCGGCGTTCGACTCCGGTGACCTCGAAAGCTCGTGGCGGGGTATCTTCTTCCTCGGCAGGGACGCCTGGGAAGGCATCTTCTTCATCGGTATCCCCACTGTCGTCGCGGCGTTCGGGACGACCGGCGTCGACCGATTCGTCGGCGGGAAACTGACGCACAATCGCTCGTCACTCCTCGCACTGGCGGGCGAAGTCATCATCGTGACGTTCGTCACCGTCGCCGCCATCGTCTCGGTGTTCACCGGACTCGGCCAGCGGTTCGTCTTCGACGCGCTCGTGGTCTCCCTCGCGTCGGTCTTCGCGTTCCGCCTGCTCATCATCATGGCCGTCTCCCGGTCGTCGTTGCTGATTGCGGCGGTTCCAGCGAGCATCCAGACGCTCACGGCCGCGGCGTTACTGTTCGTCTACAGCGGGACGCTCCGATTCTTCGAGGTGGGTGGTCCCATCCTCGACGCGTACCTGTTGCCCTACCTCGCCCGCCCCGACAGAGCGCCGCCCGAACTCTCGGCAATCGCGCTCACTCACTTCCAACTGTTGGCGATTACCTGCGTCATCTACTCGCTGGGCGTCTACGCCTTCCTCCGCATCGTCGACCGACCGTGGCGTCGGAGCCTCGGCGTGTCGGTCCTCGACTTCATCCGCGGGTTCATCGGCCACGTCGCCGAGGGGACTCGCGAACTGGAGGACTTCTTCGAGCAACTCGGCCAAGAGGCAATCGTCCCCGTGACCGTCCTCTCGTTCCGCCGAGACGACGGCACCGAGAAAGCCCGATTCGTCCTGCCGATGATTCACCCCGGCCCGATGGGCGAAATCGGCGGCGGCAACTTCCCCGAACGGGTCGCCCGACGTGCCGAAGGCCTCGCGTTCCCGCCGCACGCAACCGCCGGCCACGACTTCAACCTCGTGACCGAGCGCGAAGTCGACGTCGTCCTCGACGCCGCCGACGCCGCCTACGAGGACATCGAGTACACGGGCGAAGCAACCGAGAGCGTCCGTGTCGAATCCGGCGATGCCAAGATGCTCGGCCAAAGCTTCGGCGACGATGCCGTACTCGTCTCCACGTACGCACCTATGTTCGCGGACGACGTGGAGTACGCCGTCGGCCTCTCGGCCGCCGCCGAGGCGAGAACGACGGGCCTCGAAAACGTCCTCCTCGTGGACGCTCACAACTGTAACAACGGACTGCAAGGCCCGGACCTCGGCCACGTCACCCCCGGTAGCAAACGCTCGTTCGACATGATATCGGCCGCGGGTCTCGCGGGCGAGCACCTCGGCGCGTCGTCTCGCGGAGCACTCACACTCGGGACTGCGTGGGAACAGACCGAGTGGGTGCCGCGAGAGGGTATCGGCCCGCTGGGAATCCGCGTGGCGGTGACCGAGGTAAACGGTCAGGTGACCGCGTACGTCCTCATCGACGGGAACAACATGGAACCCGGCCTGCGCGACTACATCGTCGACGACCTGACGAACGGCCCGAATGCGCTGGCGGACGTCGCGGAAGTGATGACGACGGACACGCACATCGTCAACACCGTCGAAGCCGAGAATCAGGTCGGGGCGGCCATCGACCACGACGAACTGCTCGCGACGATTACGGACCTCGTCGAGACGGCAGTTGCAGACCAAGAACCCGTCACTGCGGGGATGGCCACCCAGCGTGCCGAAGTGACCATCTTCGGCAACGACCGGACCGAGACGCTCGCGAGTCACGCGAACGCCGTCGTCTCGATGGGTGGGGCGCTGGCACTGGCGGTTATCCTCGCGTCGATGGCGGTCAGTTTACTCGTGTTCTTCCTCGCGTAA
- a CDS encoding GMP synthase subunit A, protein MTRIVVIDNHGQFTHLERRALRDLGVDTELVDNDTDPADIDADGIVLSGGPDMDRIGRCADYLELDVPVLGICLGMQILAEELGGRVGSGDYGGYADVDVEILDEDDPLIGSLAPETRVWASHADEVKEVPEGFTHTATSDVCTIEAMSDTERDLYGVQWHPEVAHTDEGEEVFENFIAICEA, encoded by the coding sequence ATGACCCGCATCGTCGTCATCGACAACCACGGGCAGTTTACCCACCTCGAACGGCGCGCACTCCGTGACCTCGGCGTCGACACCGAACTCGTCGACAACGACACGGACCCCGCAGACATCGACGCGGACGGTATCGTCCTCTCCGGTGGTCCCGACATGGACCGAATCGGCCGCTGTGCCGACTACCTCGAACTCGACGTTCCGGTCCTCGGCATTTGTCTCGGCATGCAGATTCTCGCCGAGGAACTCGGTGGCCGCGTCGGGTCCGGCGACTACGGTGGCTACGCGGACGTGGACGTGGAGATTCTCGACGAAGACGACCCACTAATCGGTTCGCTCGCCCCCGAGACGCGCGTCTGGGCGAGTCACGCCGACGAAGTGAAGGAAGTCCCAGAGGGCTTCACCCACACCGCCACGAGCGACGTGTGTACCATCGAGGCGATGAGCGACACCGAACGTGACCTCTACGGCGTCCAGTGGCACCCCGAGGTGGCCCACACCGACGAGGGTGAGGAAGTCTTCGAGAACTTCATCGCCATCTGCGAAGCGTAA
- a CDS encoding DUF7097 family protein: protein MEQTPTGTPVGVDDPYDHAGRCDHLTSDGHCRLAREYADRDPAFARERARVGYECVAADEDCDFRDCPHYASTTSGRECTRCGLEEVRMAHDSTARPLLEEHHLSYGSRTGDKPSHEITVALCRWCHTKVHKSFARTDDDASPDPEAIAAREARRTKELEEMGFQSARDRFGDG, encoded by the coding sequence ATGGAACAGACGCCGACAGGCACGCCCGTGGGTGTCGACGACCCCTACGACCACGCCGGCCGGTGTGACCACCTCACCAGCGACGGGCACTGCCGTCTCGCCCGCGAGTACGCCGATAGAGACCCGGCGTTCGCCCGCGAACGCGCACGAGTCGGTTACGAGTGCGTCGCCGCAGACGAGGACTGCGACTTCCGCGACTGCCCGCACTACGCTTCGACCACCAGCGGCCGCGAGTGCACTCGCTGTGGCCTCGAAGAGGTCCGTATGGCACACGACTCGACGGCACGCCCCCTACTCGAAGAACATCACCTCTCGTACGGGAGTCGCACCGGCGACAAGCCCTCTCACGAGATTACCGTCGCACTGTGCCGATGGTGTCACACGAAAGTCCACAAGTCGTTCGCCCGCACCGACGACGACGCTTCGCCCGACCCGGAAGCCATCGCTGCACGTGAAGCGCGGCGGACGAAAGAGCTAGAAGAGATGGGCTTTCAGTCGGCACGAGACCGGTTCGGCGACGGATAG
- a CDS encoding DUF192 domain-containing protein, with protein sequence MRLVHRQNGDHTTLASNVETADSFLSKARGLMFRGSVPEDYALVFRFDDADRHSLHMMFVPFDIDALFLIGDEVKQKKRLSAWTGIGFGMADTIIELPAGAAEDVEPGDLVELAE encoded by the coding sequence GTGAGGCTCGTACACCGACAGAACGGCGACCACACGACGCTCGCCTCGAACGTCGAAACCGCCGATTCGTTCCTCTCGAAGGCCCGTGGACTGATGTTCCGCGGGTCCGTCCCCGAAGATTACGCACTCGTCTTCCGATTCGACGACGCCGACAGACACAGTCTCCACATGATGTTCGTTCCGTTCGACATCGACGCGCTGTTTCTCATCGGCGACGAAGTCAAGCAGAAGAAACGCCTGTCTGCGTGGACCGGCATCGGATTCGGAATGGCCGACACCATCATCGAACTCCCCGCCGGTGCGGCCGAAGACGTCGAACCGGGTGACCTCGTCGAACTCGCGGAGTGA
- a CDS encoding (R)-citramalate synthase yields the protein MNERFGKTPELRTSDSVQLLDTTLRDGEQAPGVSLTPDEKADIARALDRAQVDYIEAGSACTGPGERETIKRVTSLGLDATVTSFARGVQGDIDLALDCDVGGITLVVPASERHIESKVGTTREGVVQTTDELVAYAKDHGLWVEVIGEDGSRASPGFLEELARTSHDAGADRFCFADTVGHTSPEHTYDVVSRLAEYGPTSTHTHDDLGLAMANVHASLAAGADLVHTTVNGIGERAGNVALEEVAIALAHCYDVESVKLDELYALAQKVAHATGVALPPNKAVVGQNAFTHESGIHTDGTLKDDAMYEPYPPETVGRERRLVLGKHAGRAGVKAALDEHGVDATDEEVAAVVSRVKELGDRGKRVTDADLLAFAEDVQGRERDRQVELLDLTAASGGGTPTASVRLRVDGDERVASGTGSGPVDAAVKAVRKALGPDADAQLDDYHVDAITGGTDAVVTVEVTMSLGDRSVSVAASDADITRASVQAMVDALDRLLETTETTPEPASADD from the coding sequence GTGAACGAACGATTCGGGAAGACCCCCGAGCTACGCACTTCTGATTCGGTACAGCTGTTAGATACGACGCTTCGCGACGGCGAGCAAGCGCCCGGTGTCTCGTTGACGCCGGACGAGAAGGCAGACATCGCGCGCGCACTCGACCGAGCACAGGTCGATTACATCGAGGCGGGAAGCGCCTGCACCGGCCCCGGCGAGCGCGAGACCATCAAGCGCGTCACGTCACTCGGCCTCGACGCGACGGTGACGAGTTTCGCCCGTGGCGTGCAAGGCGACATCGACCTTGCGCTCGACTGCGACGTGGGCGGCATCACGCTCGTGGTTCCGGCGAGCGAACGCCACATCGAGTCGAAGGTCGGGACGACCCGCGAGGGCGTCGTCCAGACGACCGACGAACTCGTCGCGTACGCCAAAGACCACGGCCTCTGGGTCGAAGTCATCGGCGAAGACGGGTCTCGGGCGTCCCCCGGGTTCCTCGAAGAACTGGCACGCACGTCTCACGACGCCGGTGCCGACCGATTCTGTTTCGCCGACACGGTCGGTCACACCAGTCCCGAGCACACGTACGACGTGGTCTCGCGTCTCGCTGAGTACGGGCCGACGTCGACGCACACCCACGACGACCTGGGACTCGCGATGGCGAACGTCCACGCCAGTCTGGCCGCAGGTGCGGACCTCGTCCACACGACGGTCAACGGCATCGGTGAACGCGCCGGCAACGTCGCCCTCGAAGAAGTTGCAATCGCGCTTGCCCACTGCTACGACGTCGAGAGCGTCAAACTCGACGAGCTCTACGCACTGGCACAGAAGGTGGCCCACGCGACTGGTGTCGCACTCCCGCCAAACAAGGCCGTCGTCGGGCAGAACGCGTTCACCCACGAGAGCGGCATCCACACGGACGGCACGCTCAAAGACGACGCGATGTACGAACCGTACCCGCCAGAGACGGTGGGGCGCGAACGACGACTCGTCCTCGGAAAACACGCCGGGCGCGCCGGCGTGAAGGCGGCACTCGACGAACACGGTGTCGACGCCACCGACGAGGAAGTCGCCGCCGTCGTCAGTCGAGTCAAGGAACTCGGCGACCGCGGAAAACGCGTCACCGACGCCGACCTACTCGCGTTCGCTGAAGACGTGCAGGGACGTGAACGCGACCGACAGGTCGAACTCCTCGACCTCACGGCCGCATCCGGCGGTGGCACGCCGACTGCCAGCGTCAGGCTCCGGGTCGACGGCGACGAACGCGTCGCATCCGGCACCGGGTCCGGTCCGGTCGACGCTGCGGTGAAAGCCGTCAGAAAAGCACTCGGCCCAGACGCCGACGCCCAACTCGACGATTACCACGTCGACGCCATCACCGGCGGCACCGACGCCGTCGTGACCGTCGAAGTGACCATGTCGCTCGGCGACCGGAGCGTCTCCGTCGCCGCGTCGGACGCCGACATCACGCGAGCGAGTGTGCAGGCGATGGTCGATGCACTCGACCGACTCCTCGAAACGACCGAGACGACGCCAGAACCCGCATCCGCGGACGACTAA